CGGAGTTCGGCTTTTGGGACGGATAGGAGCACACGTCGATCAGCTCACCGCCGGTCCCAATGTCGGTGGACGTGAGGCAGCAGTTCACCGCAGTGTCATTCGCGACGCAGTTGCTTCCGTTGCATTTCTGCGCCGTGTGAGTCGGTGAGCCGTTGAAGGGATCGGCCCCTACCGGGACGCCCACGCTGCACATTGACGTACACGCGACCGGCTGGGCGTTGTCGCAACGGGTCGGCCGATCGTTGGCGCAGGTGTAGCACCGCGGGGCGCCGGTGTTGTTGGTCGGAAAGCCACAGGTCCCACCCGAGGGGCAGTCCTGGTTCTTGATGCAGCCGAGAAATTGGTTGTTGGAGCATTTGCCTGCCATCTGCGCCGCGCCGAAGACGGTCACGCAGATGGCCCGGTCTGCCATCCCATCCCCGTTCATGTCGATCAAGGCACAGGCGTCACCCGTGTTACTGCCCGTCCAGCTCACGTCGTCGAATTGCCACAGGAGAGAGAGCGTGGTGGAGGAAGTGGAACACGTCGGGCCCGGCTCGCACAGCCCGCTCACGTCCTTCTGGCCCGGCTGGTCGTCGGGACCTTGTCCGTCGTTGATGCAAATGGCTCGCACTGGAGCAGCGGCGAGAAGGCCGAGCACCAGTGTAGCCACCAATAACGACCATGTCCTGACCAGCCTATCAGTTGCGCCTATCGCTGCGCTGCAACGAAACCACCCGCGTGCGGACGTCGCCGTACTTCCCGAGTTCGTCATTATCGGTCCCCTTTTCTCAGATCGTGCCGCCTTTACTTCAGACGCTCGTGCGGAATCGCCCGAACGCGAACTGCCGGCCGGTGTTGATGATGTCGCCCTCTAAGTGCCATCGCCCTCGTCGTGAACCGCAAAGGGGGCGGCGCGCCGGTCACCATGGACAGGACAGCTGCCACCGCGGCCGCGCTCACCAGTCTCCCCATCGTCGGCGTCATCTTTAGTTCTCGGTGGTAGGGAACGAGATGTGCGGGGCGCTCGGCCCCCTCGCTCTGCAGCGCCTTGAGCAAGCGCTATGCCCACGCGGTTCCCTCAGAAGCACGTGAGAAATCAGAGCAAGGGAGAGCGTCAAGCTAGCAGACATGCATGACGTCATCGCTATCGTGCGCCTATGTTACCCGGCTTGCGCGAAGCGACGACGATGTATGCGATCGCGTGTCGCACAGGCTTCGACAGAGCGAGTGCAGTCGGTATCCTCTTTTTCACCCTGCCATTTGCCCTTGAGCCGGCCCTTCGGCTACTCGGGCCGTCGGCGGCGAATCGTCAACCTAGGCGGATCTCGAAGTGAGCCGGCAGCATCGTGTGGTTCGTGAGTGACGTGAGATGAGCACGACATGTCGGCGCCTCGAACGGCGGCTGTGCGGACTCTCGATCTCGTCTAGCAGCGCGCAAGACGGCGGGTAGTGCGGGGGCGGGCGGGGCTCATCTCGACGGTCGGCTGCTTGCTCTTGCTGGCCGCGACGATCGCCGATGCGGGCGTCCTCACGGCGCGCCTGCGCTGGTGGCCGAGCGCCAGCCCCGAGGTGGTGGGTTATCGCGTGTACCTACGGCCGGCGGGCGGCGCCTACGGTGCGGGCGCGGACGTCGGCCTCCCCGCTCCGAGCCCCGACGGCACGCTGAGCACGGTCGTCGGCGGGCTCAGGGACGGCACCACGTACTTCTTCGAGATGACGGCCTACCAGGCGGACGGTAGCGAGAGCACGCCCTCCAGCGAGATGTCCCTCGGGGGCGGCACGGGTCCCGCCACCGACGTGTGCGCCGCGGCGGCCGAGCCGCTCCGAGTCGGGCGCTTCCTCCTCCGGCCGAGGGGGGCGCGGGTGCTCACCGCACGCGGCTCGTTCCCGGTCGCCGGCGACCTCGACCCCACCGTCGCGGGCGTGAGCGTCGAGCTGCGCGGCTCGGGCGGCGAGATGCTCTACGGTGCGACGGTGCCTCCCTCCGCATTCGACTCGAACCGCCGGCACACACGCTTCCGTTACGCACGCACCCGCGGGCTCGTGCCGGCGGGCGCGGACGGCCTCGACCGGCTGCTGCTCCGCCACGCGGGTGACGAGGGGCGTGTCCTGCTCGCGGGCAGCGCCCCGGCGCTGGTGGCGGCCGCCCAGGAGCCGCGCCTCGAGCTCGTGATCCGCGTGGGCGATCAGTGCGCGCGCTCCGACAGTCTCCTGTGTACGGTGAGGCCCGCGCGCACCGCTTGCGAGCGAGCTCCCGAGCAGCGCGCGGGGAAGCCGCGCCGCTCGTCGCGGAAGGGCGCGAGCTCTTCGAGGTGGCCGGCGGCGTCGAGCTCGACCCGGTCGGCGAAGCGGACGTCGCGAGCGCTCGGCGGCCGCGCGCCCGGGCGCATCCAGGGGACGATCTCGGGCGGCGCCGCGAGCATCGCGCTACGCGGCGAGCCGCACGGTGGAGACACCGTTGGCGAAGCGCCGGAAGACCGAGCCGGCAACGCGCGCGACGATCCCGATGCGCGCGAGCTGCGGGAGCAGCGTGCGGCGGAGGAGATCGCTCCGCCAGGCGGTGCCGAAGAGGAGCCGCGGCGGCCTCTCCGGAAGGCGCTGGATCGCGGTCACCTCGGGCGGAATACGGGTGTGGTCGAGGAGCCAGGTGTGCTCGGGCGCGCGCTGCGCTTCCTGCGCGCCAACTGGCTCTTCACCGTCCCGCTCGGCGTCCTGGCGCTCATCCTCCGGCTCTGGTACGCGCGCAGCCGCGACCCGCGGTTCCGCCCGGTCGCCCCGCGCTACGAGTGGCCCGACGGGCTCTCGCCGGCGGAGTTGGGGACGCTGGTCGCCAATCGCGCCGACACGCGCGACATCACCGCGACCATCGTCGACCTCGCCGTACGCGGTCGCCTGGTGATCGAGGAGCGCGATGAAGAGGGTCTGCTCGACCTCTGGTCGATCGCGGACTTCACCGTGCACCGGCAGCAGGCGGGGGCTGGCGATCTCGAATCGCACGAGCGGACGGTGCCGAACGGGATATTCTCCGAGCGGGGTGACAGGGTCGCCCCCTCCGACCTCGAGAACGAGTTTTAACCAGGAGGTGCCTGGCATCCGGGACCGCCCGTGCTATCCCCAGGACGGACGCAGGCTGGGCCGCACGGACCCCGCGGGGCTCCGCGGGGGGTTGAGAGGGGGACGTGAGGATCGCCACCTGGAACGTCAACTCGCTGAAGGCACGTCTCGACAAGGTCACGTGGTGGCTCGAGCGGGCGCGGCCGGATGTGCTGCTGATGCAGGAGACGAAGCTTGCCGATCCGGACGCTCCGGGGGAGGCGTTCCGCGATGCCGGGTACGAGCTGACGCATCATGGAGAAGGGCGATGGAACGGGGTCGCCATCGCCAGCCGCTGCGGTATCAGGGGCGTGGTGACGAACTTCGGTGAGCCGCTGTGCCCCGCGCACACCCCGGACGCCGGCGACGACGAGCCGCTCGCCGAGGCGCGGATGATCGCGGCGACGTGCGGCGGCCTCCGCGTCGTGTGCGTGTACGCCCCAAACGGACGGATCCTCGGCTCCCCCTTCTACCAGGCCAAGCTCGGCTGGTTCGACCGCCTCGCCCGCTGGCTCGCGGAGGCGGCGGATCCTGCCGAACCTCTGGCGCTCGGCGGCGACCTCAACGTCGCGCCCGCAGACATCGACGTGTGGGACCCGCAGGCCTGCCACGGGGGGACCCACGTTTCCCCAGCGGAGCGAGACGCGTTCGGGAGGCTCTGCCGCTGGGGACTGATCGACGTCTATCGGCAGCGCCATCCCGAGCCCGGCCGCTACACATGGTGGGACTACCGCGCCGGCAACTTCCACAAGAACATCGGCATGCGCATCGACCACCTGCTGGTGACGCGCCCGGTCGCCGGGCGCACGGTATGGGCGGAGATCGACCGCGAGGCGCGCAAGGGCAAGCCCATTCCCTCGGACCACGCGCCACTGATCGTCGACCTCGACCAGCCGGGGCACCCCTTCGACGCGGGTTGGACGTCCGCCGAGCGGCGGATCGCCGCGCGGCGCGCAGGCGCGCGCTGATGGGAAGAGAAGACGCGGCCGCGGGGTTCCCGATCGAACCGCCAATCGAGCCGATGCTCGCGAAGCTCGCGACGGACCTGCCCGCGGGCGACGGCTGGCTGTTCGAGCCCAAGTGGGACGGCTTCCGGGCCATCGTGTTCCGCGACCGCGACCGGCTCTATATCCAGAGCCGCGACCTGAAGCCGCTCGACCGGTACTTCCCCGAGCTGGAAGCGGGCTTTCGGACCAGCCTGCCGGCGCGCTGCGTGGTCGACGGCGAGATCGTGATCGCGACCGAGCGCGGACTCGACTTCGACGCGCTGCAGCTGCGACTGCACCCGGCGGCGTCGCGGGTGAAGAAGCTCGCCGCCGAGACGCCCGCCTCCTTCGTCGCGTTCGACCTGCTCGCCGGAGACGGCGACCTCCGCTCCCGCCCGCAGGCCGAGCGCCGCCTCCTGCTGGAGAAGGCGCTGGAGCGGACCTCGGGCCGCGTCCATCTCACGCCTTGCCGTCGCGAGCGCTCGGTGGCCGAGGAATGGTTCCATCGCTTCGAAGGCGCCGGACTCGACGGCGTGATCGCCAAGCCCGAGAGCGCGACCTATCAGCCCGGCAAGCGCGTGATGATCAAGGTCAAGCACGCACGTACCGCGGACTGCGTGGTGGCGGGCTTCCGCTGGCACAAGCACGGTCCGGGAACTCTGGTCGGATCGCTGCTGCTGGGGCTCTACGACGATGCCGGAGCGCTGCACCACGTGGGCGTGACCTCGTCGTTCCCGATGGAGTCCCGCCGCCGTCTTGCGCGGGAGCTGGCGCCACTGCGCAAGGACGCGCTCGCGTCGCATCCCTGGCGGAACTGGGCGGGAGTGACCGACGGCGCGGTCCGCATGCCGGGCGCCCAGAGCCGCTGGAGCGCGGGCAAGGATCTCTCCTGGGAGCCGCTGCGGATCGAGCGCGTGTGCGAGGTCAAGTACGACCACCTCCAGGGCGATCGCTTCCGACACGCCGCCGTCTTCGTGCGCTGGCGTCCCGACAAGCGGCCGGCCGACTGCCGTTACGACCAGCTCGAGGTCACGCCCCCCGCCGAGCTCGCCGAGATTTTCCGACTGGTCCCCCCGTAGAGCGTGCGTACGGGTCGTAGTCGGGATCGAGCGGCTCCTGGCCCGGCCGCAGCGCCTCCGGTACGTGTTCGAGGTTCACGCGGACGCGGGTCCAGGTGGCGGAGCGCCCGCGCATCGCGTCCACCAATACGTCGGCGGGCTGGAGGTGGGAGGCGGTGCGGGGATGCCGCGTCTTCCAGCGCTCGAGCCCCGCCAGCGCCTCCGCCTTCTTCGCGGCGCGGCCGATCTCGATCAGGGGCTTCGTGGTGACGCGCCGGCCGCTCGGCTTCGCTCCGCCCTTCCTTCGCGACGGCTGGACGCGCGGCGGCTCGCCGGCCTGCTTCGCGTAGTGCGGCGGCCAGGGCGCATCGCCGAGGCCCGCCGCTTCCTGCCGCGCCGACAGCTCCAGCAGCGCCTCCAGCGAGCAGGGACTCTGGTCAATGCCCGCGTGCCGGTCCCCGATGGCGGCGAAGCGAGCGGGCACGGTGCGCAGCGTGAAGTCCTCGGGCCTGCACTCGAAGAGCTCATCCCAGGTCACGGGCGCGGAGACCCGGGCGTCGGGCCTGGGGCGCACCGAGTAGGCGCCTGCGACCGTGCGGTCCTTGGCGTTCTGGTTGTAGTCGAGGAACACGCCGTGGCGCTCCTCCTTCCACCACTTGCTGGTGGCGAGGTCAGGCGCCCGCCGCTCGACCTCACGCGCGAGCGCCAGGGCGGCGCGCCTCACCTGCGTGAACGACCAGCGGCGATGGATGCGCGCGTTGACGTGGATGCCCCGCGAGCCCGAGGTCTTGGGCCAGCCCACCAGACCGAAGTCGGCCAGGACCTCCCGGACCACCCGGGCCACGTCTCGGATCTGGGGCCACTCGATGCCCGGCATCGGGTCGAGGTCGATGCGGAGCTCGTCGGGGTGCTCGAGATCCTCCGCGCGGACCGGGTGCGGGTGGAGCTCGAGGCATCCCAGGCTCACCATCCAGGCCAGCGCCGCCGCGTCGCGTGGCACGACTTCCTCGGCCGCGCGGCCGGAGGGGAAGCGTAGTGCGACGACTTCGATCCAGGTCGGCCGCGAGGCGGGCGCCCGCTTCTGGTAGAAGAAGTCCCCGTGGATCCCGTTGGCGTAGCGGACCAGTACGTTCGGCCGGCCGCCCGCTCCGCGCAGCGCCCCCTCGGCCACCGCCAGGTAGTAGCGCACGACCTCGAGCTTGGTGATGCCGGCGTCCGGGAAGTAGACCTTGCTCGGGTTGGAGATCGCGACCTCGCGCCCGGCGACGTCGACGACGACCTGTTCGCCCTTGCTCGCCACCGTTACGACGTGGTCGAGTGATGTGCCGATCCGCGTGCGTACGCGGCGGCGCGCTCGAGGAGCAGCTCGCGCTCCCGTGCGTTGCGGGTGAGCGATGCCGCGCGCTCGCACTCCGCCCGTGCCTCGTCGAAACGACCGAGCTTCGCCAGGAGGTCGCCGCGCACGCTCGGCAAGAGGTGGTAGCTCCGCAGGGCCGGCTCCGAGGTCAGCGCATCGACGAGCTCGAGGCCCGCTGCCGGACCGAATGCCATCGCGACCGCGACCGCGCGATTCAGCTCGACGACGGGGGAGGGCGTGAGCCGGGCGAGCGCTTCGTAGAGCTCCGCGATGCGCGTCCAGTCCGTCTCCGCCGGCGTACGCGCTCGTGCGTGACAGGCGGCGATGGCGGCTTGCAGCGCGTACGGCCCCCGCACGCCGCCGAGCGCCTCGGCGCGCTCGAGCGCCACGAGACCACGACGGACGAGGACGTGATCCCAGCGTGCCCGGTCTTGATCGAGCAACAGCACGGGCTCTCCCGACGGACCGGTCCGCGCCCTCGAGCGCGACGCCTGGATCTCCATGAGCGCGACGAGGCCGTGGACCTCCGGCTCCTTCGGAACCAGCTCGGCCAGGATGCGGCCGAGACGGAGCGCGTCCTCGCAGAGCGCCGGTCGCATCCAGTCGTCACCGGCGGTCGCCGAGTAGCCCTCGTTGAAGACGAGGTAGACGACCTCGAGCACCGACGACAGCCGGGCGGCGAGCTCGGCGCCGCGGGGGACCTCGAAGGGGGCGCGCTTCTCGGCGAGAGTCCGCTTGGCCCGGACGATGCGCTGGGCGACGGTCGGCTCCGGGACGAGGAACGCACGCGCGATCTCCTCGGTCGTCAGACCGCCGAGCAAGCGGAGTGTGAGCGCAACGCGCGCCTCGGTCGAGAGCACCGGATGACACGCTATGAACACGAGGCGCAGGAGGTCGTCGCCAATGTTGTCGTCGATCGCGGCGTCGAGATCCGGCGCGGCCATCTCTTGCTGGGCCTCGATCTCGCGACCGAGCTCCTCGTGCTTGCGCTCGAGCAGCTTGCTTCGGCGAAGGTGGTCGATCGCGCGATGCTTCGCGGTGGCCATGAGCCAGGCGCCCGGATTGTCGGGAATGCCCGACTCCGGCCACCGCTCGAGCGCGGCGAGGAGCGCCTCCTGCGCGAGGTCCTCGGCAAGCCCGACGTCGCGCACGATCCGTGCGAGACCGGCGATGAGCCTGGCCGACTCGATTCTCCAGACCGCGTTGATCGCGCGATGGGTATCGGAAGCCGTCACGGCTTCCGATCACAGCATCTTCGCCCGCTAGTGCAAGACCGAGGGGTGCCGCGAGCGGGGCCTCAGTCCTTACCCTCCCAGCAGGGGCCGATCTCGCGCACCTCGACGGTGGCCCACTCGGTCGCGGGGCACTCGCTGGCGATCGCGATCGCTTGCTCTTTGGTCTGACAATCGAGGAGGAAGAAGCCTCCGACGATCTCCTTGGATTCTGCGAACGGACCGTCGATGAGGGTGCGTTTACCGCCTCGAGCCTCGACCCGCACCCCTTCGGCATCGGACCTGAGCGAGTCGCTGGCCTTGTGCACGCCGCGGGCCTTGAGATCCTCGGTGAAGCGGACCATGCGCGCGTAGGCCCGACGTCCGTCTTCCGCCGATCGGTTCCGTCTTCTTTCTCCCTGCTCCAGGATCAGTAGCAGGTACGGCATGACACCCTCCCTTCCGATCGAGGCCGGGCTAGGCTTGCGGGGGCTTCGGCCAACCCTGCTCGAGCTGCGCGCGCATTTTGGGCTCGTTGCCCGCGGCCTCCTGGAGCGCGGCAGGGAAGTCCGACGCCTCGAACACCTGGCGAATCTCGATCTGGGCCGTCTCACCTGGACCGAGCGGATCGGGGCAGCGCGAGGCCCATTCGATCGCCTCTTCCTTCGACTTCACCTGAATGAGCCAGAAGCCGGCGATCAGCTCCTTCGTCTCGGTGAAAGGCCCATCGGTCACGGTGCGCTTCCCTCCTCCATGGAACGTGATGCGCGCGCCCCTCGAGCTCGGGTGGAGCCCCTCGCCGGCGAGCATCACGCCGGCCTTCACCATCTCCTGGTTGAACTCGTCCATGGCGGCCACGAGCTCCTTGCTCGGGAGAACGCCCGCCTCGGTGTTCTTGTCGGCCTTGATCATCATCATAAATCGCATCGTCATGCCTCCTTCGGGTCTTCCGGTCTCGACCGGATGTGAACCCTGGCTCTACTCTCGCGACGAACGAGGGGCCGCGCGATCGACACGTTCGCGAGGAACGTTCCCGGACGCGGCTAAGTGCTCGAAATGCCAAGCGCTGGCCCCTGACCCCCCAGGCCATGGCCCCCCGACCAGAAACCCCACCGCAGGGCTTACGGTTTCAGCAGAACCGCGAAGCGATCGCGATACACCCAGAGTAGGAAGAGCGCGAGGAGGGAGACGAAGATGGCAACCGGGAGACCGCTCGGATCAAGACAGATGTGATACAGCATGATGTTCACGATGACCGGGCCGAGCAGCGCGAGGCCGAGCGGGACGAAGCGGCCGATGAGCAGAAGCAGACCGCCGACGATCTGGAGCATGGCGACGACGTAAACGTAGCCGCTGGCGATGAGCGCTCCGATGAACGCGCCGGCCTGGCCCTGCAATGGCGGCGTAGGAATGAAGTGCAGGAAGGCGTTGGACCCGAAGACACCGAACACGATCCCGAGGAGGACTCGGGCGATGAGGATGGCGTATTTCATACGCAACCCTTCAGGTGGTTCGACCACTCTCGCTGGACGAGGTAACCCCCCATACGTTCTTCCGCATTCGGGACAGATTCACAAATGTCGCCGATTTCACCCTGATGTTTCTGATCTTTGAACCAGTACCAGCCTTGGCCGGGGATTGGGTCAGTGATCGCTTCACAGAGTTCGTGGGAACTCGTGAGAGTGAAGAAATCGAGCTGGCTTAGGTTGCTCGAATTGGCCATACAGAACGGTTCGACGGCATAAAAGATTCTCCCGCCGATGTCATCGTGATAGCCACCGAATGTTTGACACGACGAATCTGTCTCGAGAGTGATTACCGTCCCCGGAGGGAAGTAGATGAAATAGAGGGAGTTGGCATTGGGTTGGGGAAAACCGGGTTCGTTCGCAATCCAGGATTGCAGGGTGGTCTGGATAGCCGAGTCGTCGATCAGAGGACCCGGCTCGGTGCGGAGCGTCTTGGTGCCCACCCACTTTCCGTGACCGATCGCGTGATTCGGAACGCTGTACTCGGCGAGCTGATCGATCAGCGAGCTGGTCAAGATGAACTTGACGAAGTCGTTGATGCTTTGTGACAGTTTCACCAGGGTGGGCTGGTTGTTCCAGGCACCGCCCCAAAAGATGGTGAAGACCTCGACATTGGCGAGCACGGGCCCGCCGTTGTATTGCAACTGCGGGTATTGCGTGTGCGGCATATGTGCGAACTTCTCGTTCTTCAGATGGCCCAGGCGAATCCGGCGGACGCTTTTCTTGGCGTTCATCGAGTGCTCCCTTCTGCGCTCATGAGCGACCGGCGCTGCGCCTCGGTCATATGGGAAATGAGGGCTATCATCCATCCATGGGAGCGACGCAGGCTCGGGGTCACTCGGCTTCGGAGGGGAGCTGGGGCGGCTGCGGCCGAACGAGTCCATCGCGGGGAGCCGGGATGCGCTTGCCCTTGTTGCCGACGAGATCGGGAAGCGGCTTGGCGTTCGGGCCCGCCCATGGCGCGGGAGGGACCGGGTTGGGTGTGGGGTTGGGTGGTGGCGGCTGGACGATCGTGCTCCCGAACGCGGGAGGTTTAGGACGCCGGAGCGTGGCATCGACGCGGCCTGCGAGCGAGGGCGCGTCGTCCACTCGAGGAACGCCAAATTTGTCGAGTCCGAAGAGGTCGATGACGGTCTTGGGAAGACTGGCGTGCGAGTGCCACTCCGACTCAATCCCTTGCTTCACTGTCTCACCGAACATGATCAACGGGATGCGCGAACCTCCGATCGCCTGAAAACCTCGCGGGTGCAGGGCATCCGGCACGGTTTCGGCGTCAGGGGTCGAGACATGGTCTGCGTATCCGCCCCAGTCGTCCCACGTGAGGATGAAGACCGTGTCAGCCCATCCTCCGGACTTCACCATCGCGTCCACGCGCTGCCAGGTGAGGTCGTGGCCCCTCTGTGCGTACTTCGGGTCGGGCTTGCGCGGCGGATGCTCGTCGTAGCCGCTGGGACTCCAGACGTAGCAGAGTTCCGGTAGCGTACCCTTGCCGGCCATCTCGACGAACTTATCGCCCGATTTCGCCGACGCGTGGATGTTACTCTTGCTCGCAGGATCGCTGAGCTCGGTGTAGTACTTCACGGGGTAGTCGTTGTCGTCCGGAAAAGCCGCCCAGGTGAGGCCCGCCCTCTCGACCCGCTTGAAGATCGTAGGAAGATCCCACATCGGTTCCGTCTGGGTCGAGGGAGGATTCCTCAATGTAGGCGTCTGACCTCCAATGGCCAGCATGTGCCCGGGCGTTGAGTTTGTCCCAAGGCCGAAGTGGTGATCGCAAAACGTGAACTGCTTGGCCAGCCAGCTGTAGAACGGGATCACCCGGTCGTTATCGACTTGAAGCCGGGGCGCAGGGTAGTCTCCCATTTTGTAGTGAACCCACGAGTTGCGGTCGTGCGGCTGGTCGAAGTCCGGAGCGTTCTGGAGGAGGTTGCCGAGATTCAGAACATCCGCGCCCCACCTTGCGAGCGTTGGGAAGTAGAAGTCGGTCGTCTTGTTCTCCTGGATGAAGATGACAATGCGCATGGTCGATCGTTTGTCAGTCGCAGGCAGAGCCGGCCGCCACGGCGCTCCATCCCGGCGATGCCGCCCGCCGGACCGGTTGATGTGCCTAGAAGGCGCACGGCCGGGGGCTCGCGTGCCGCTTCTAGCGCGTCGCGATGTTCTCGGAGCGCTCGCGGGCCATGCCTGCTGCTGCTCCGAAGAGCAGGGCGCCGAGGAGCGGAAGCACGGAATCGGAGCCTCCGGGGATGGCCTGGATCAGCGAGATGGCGGGGTGCCGCAGGATGGCGCCCCAGAGCGCGTAGAATCCGGCCGAGAGGATGACCGGACAGGAGAGGAGCCAGGGACCACCGCACTCCTGCATTGCGAAGCTCGCCACGAGGCCGCCATGGAC
Above is a window of Deltaproteobacteria bacterium DNA encoding:
- a CDS encoding DUF2207 domain-containing protein — its product is MQGTISGGAASIALRGEPHGGDTVGEAPEDRAGNARDDPDARELREQRAAEEIAPPGGAEEEPRRPLRKALDRGHLGRNTGVVEEPGVLGRALRFLRANWLFTVPLGVLALILRLWYARSRDPRFRPVAPRYEWPDGLSPAELGTLVANRADTRDITATIVDLAVRGRLVIEERDEEGLLDLWSIADFTVHRQQAGAGDLESHERTVPNGIFSERGDRVAPSDLENEF
- a CDS encoding ATP-dependent DNA ligase gives rise to the protein MGREDAAAGFPIEPPIEPMLAKLATDLPAGDGWLFEPKWDGFRAIVFRDRDRLYIQSRDLKPLDRYFPELEAGFRTSLPARCVVDGEIVIATERGLDFDALQLRLHPAASRVKKLAAETPASFVAFDLLAGDGDLRSRPQAERRLLLEKALERTSGRVHLTPCRRERSVAEEWFHRFEGAGLDGVIAKPESATYQPGKRVMIKVKHARTADCVVAGFRWHKHGPGTLVGSLLLGLYDDAGALHHVGVTSSFPMESRRRLARELAPLRKDALASHPWRNWAGVTDGAVRMPGAQSRWSAGKDLSWEPLRIERVCEVKYDHLQGDRFRHAAVFVRWRPDKRPADCRYDQLEVTPPAELAEIFRLVPP
- a CDS encoding dehydrogenase, producing the protein MPYLLLILEQGERRRNRSAEDGRRAYARMVRFTEDLKARGVHKASDSLRSDAEGVRVEARGGKRTLIDGPFAESKEIVGGFFLLDCQTKEQAIAIASECPATEWATVEVREIGPCWEGKD
- the xth gene encoding exodeoxyribonuclease III, whose protein sequence is MRIATWNVNSLKARLDKVTWWLERARPDVLLMQETKLADPDAPGEAFRDAGYELTHHGEGRWNGVAIASRCGIRGVVTNFGEPLCPAHTPDAGDDEPLAEARMIAATCGGLRVVCVYAPNGRILGSPFYQAKLGWFDRLARWLAEAADPAEPLALGGDLNVAPADIDVWDPQACHGGTHVSPAERDAFGRLCRWGLIDVYRQRHPEPGRYTWWDYRAGNFHKNIGMRIDHLLVTRPVAGRTVWAEIDREARKGKPIPSDHAPLIVDLDQPGHPFDAGWTSAERRIAARRAGAR
- a CDS encoding YciI family protein, coding for MRFMMMIKADKNTEAGVLPSKELVAAMDEFNQEMVKAGVMLAGEGLHPSSRGARITFHGGGKRTVTDGPFTETKELIAGFWLIQVKSKEEAIEWASRCPDPLGPGETAQIEIRQVFEASDFPAALQEAAGNEPKMRAQLEQGWPKPPQA
- a CDS encoding RNA polymerase sigma factor; its protein translation is MTASDTHRAINAVWRIESARLIAGLARIVRDVGLAEDLAQEALLAALERWPESGIPDNPGAWLMATAKHRAIDHLRRSKLLERKHEELGREIEAQQEMAAPDLDAAIDDNIGDDLLRLVFIACHPVLSTEARVALTLRLLGGLTTEEIARAFLVPEPTVAQRIVRAKRTLAEKRAPFEVPRGAELAARLSSVLEVVYLVFNEGYSATAGDDWMRPALCEDALRLGRILAELVPKEPEVHGLVALMEIQASRSRARTGPSGEPVLLLDQDRARWDHVLVRRGLVALERAEALGGVRGPYALQAAIAACHARARTPAETDWTRIAELYEALARLTPSPVVELNRAVAVAMAFGPAAGLELVDALTSEPALRSYHLLPSVRGDLLAKLGRFDEARAECERAASLTRNARERELLLERAAAYARGSAHHSTTS
- a CDS encoding DoxX family membrane protein, translating into MKYAILIARVLLGIVFGVFGSNAFLHFIPTPPLQGQAGAFIGALIASGYVYVVAMLQIVGGLLLLIGRFVPLGLALLGPVIVNIMLYHICLDPSGLPVAIFVSLLALFLLWVYRDRFAVLLKP
- a CDS encoding DNA primase, yielding MASKGEQVVVDVAGREVAISNPSKVYFPDAGITKLEVVRYYLAVAEGALRGAGGRPNVLVRYANGIHGDFFYQKRAPASRPTWIEVVALRFPSGRAAEEVVPRDAAALAWMVSLGCLELHPHPVRAEDLEHPDELRIDLDPMPGIEWPQIRDVARVVREVLADFGLVGWPKTSGSRGIHVNARIHRRWSFTQVRRAALALAREVERRAPDLATSKWWKEERHGVFLDYNQNAKDRTVAGAYSVRPRPDARVSAPVTWDELFECRPEDFTLRTVPARFAAIGDRHAGIDQSPCSLEALLELSARQEAAGLGDAPWPPHYAKQAGEPPRVQPSRRKGGAKPSGRRVTTKPLIEIGRAAKKAEALAGLERWKTRHPRTASHLQPADVLVDAMRGRSATWTRVRVNLEHVPEALRPGQEPLDPDYDPYARSTGGPVGKSRRARRGA